Proteins from one Halovivax limisalsi genomic window:
- a CDS encoding stage II sporulation protein M has translation MRLGVALTTVRRTVRSRPLDLLGFYILGMATAAFPQLLLLVALALAGGYLYVTGRLATIGDELAGLDAPPDPQAAPAAFERWADEAALALEPAVTGPTVAIAAVTALLIAVSALVVWSAMSAGQLGACFGRLRSESGLRAGIDAALTYWLSFLGLLVLELLTWIALLIALGLVIGVSGALTAIGSIGALLGLLGVVFAVVGAIVGAIAIRLTFAFAPVAVVVDDVPAVRSVYHAGGFVRYRKREAGFYAVIAVAGAIAVGLLTSLLGVVGVVAGTGLLGTLVLLPTLDLLKTTLYGGGRGRIDPPEPDGRSRRRQLRDGLGRGVSELVAFVREAPGTHAVAAAALVGGIALGWVGAGPLDGVVESSIDARLAGHVAPAAAVEFFGNNWSVALTMAASGLFLAIPAVTLLAFNGAMIGALARTEVEPLELLAFIAPHGVFELPAIVIAGAAGIFLGRHAWAAWRGRGTRETLANALERVLWVLVGVGILLLVAGLIEGFVSPYYWRPFL, from the coding sequence TGGCACTGGCCCTCGCCGGCGGCTACCTGTACGTCACCGGTCGGCTCGCGACGATCGGGGACGAACTCGCCGGCCTCGACGCGCCGCCGGATCCGCAGGCGGCGCCGGCTGCGTTCGAACGCTGGGCGGACGAGGCCGCCCTCGCGCTCGAACCCGCGGTGACGGGTCCGACGGTCGCGATCGCCGCGGTGACCGCCCTCCTGATCGCCGTGAGCGCGCTGGTGGTCTGGTCGGCGATGAGCGCCGGCCAGCTCGGCGCCTGTTTCGGCCGCCTCAGGAGCGAATCCGGCCTCCGGGCCGGGATCGACGCCGCGCTGACCTACTGGCTCTCGTTCCTCGGTCTGCTGGTGCTCGAACTGCTCACGTGGATCGCACTTCTGATCGCACTCGGGCTGGTGATCGGCGTCAGCGGCGCCCTCACCGCCATCGGGTCGATCGGGGCCCTCCTCGGGTTGCTCGGGGTCGTCTTCGCCGTCGTCGGTGCGATCGTCGGCGCGATCGCCATCCGGTTGACGTTCGCGTTCGCGCCGGTCGCGGTCGTCGTCGACGACGTGCCGGCCGTCCGGAGCGTCTACCACGCCGGCGGATTCGTCCGGTACCGAAAGCGCGAGGCCGGCTTCTACGCCGTGATCGCCGTCGCCGGCGCGATCGCCGTCGGACTGCTCACGTCGCTGCTGGGCGTCGTCGGCGTCGTCGCCGGCACCGGGTTGCTCGGCACGCTCGTCCTCCTGCCGACGCTCGACCTGCTGAAGACGACGCTGTACGGCGGCGGACGCGGCCGGATCGATCCGCCCGAACCCGACGGCCGGTCCCGACGCCGCCAGCTTCGCGACGGGCTCGGCCGCGGCGTCTCCGAGCTCGTCGCGTTCGTCCGCGAAGCGCCCGGGACGCACGCCGTCGCCGCGGCCGCACTCGTTGGCGGTATCGCCCTCGGCTGGGTCGGCGCCGGCCCGCTCGACGGCGTCGTCGAGAGTTCGATCGACGCGCGCCTCGCGGGCCACGTCGCGCCCGCGGCCGCGGTCGAGTTCTTCGGCAACAACTGGTCGGTCGCGCTCACGATGGCCGCAAGCGGCCTCTTCCTCGCGATTCCGGCGGTGACGTTGCTCGCCTTCAACGGCGCCATGATCGGCGCGCTCGCGCGCACCGAGGTCGAGCCGCTCGAACTGCTGGCGTTCATCGCACCGCACGGCGTCTTCGAACTCCCGGCGATCGTGATCGCGGGCGCGGCCGGCATCTTCCTCGGCCGCCACGCCTGGGCCGCCTGGCGAGGGCGGGGGACTCGCGAGACGCTCGCGAACGCGCTCGAGCGGGTGCTGTGGGTGCTCGTCGGCGTCGGGATCCTCCTGCTCGTCGCCGGCCTGATCGAGGGCTTCGTCAGTCCGTACTACTGGCGCCCGTTCCTGTGA
- a CDS encoding succinylglutamate desuccinylase/aspartoacylase family protein, with protein MTTFGTAEAAPGEVDTGRLEVGETRDGSPFGLPVAVIEGAETGKTLYLQAASDGDELNGVGVLRRVIPQLDPADISGTILAVGIVNYHAFQVAEHRNPIDDRKMNRTYPGDSDGSSSERIAAATFEAATNADLILDLHQGSTSRMIDEVRVRCGKRHRLHDACLELARVFGAGYILDQKGPEGQLARAAPDEGVPTVDPELGGCVGWDETSIQVGVEGVFNVLRHYGFLEGSAIAADQTRASDFEQYKSPAGGLVDLACDLGDEIEPGQVLFEVTTPFGEPKATVRAETEGILWRTRRLPQVASGEYVCSVGTEVDAV; from the coding sequence ATGACGACGTTCGGAACGGCGGAGGCGGCACCCGGCGAGGTCGACACGGGTCGACTCGAAGTCGGCGAGACGAGGGACGGCTCGCCGTTCGGGCTGCCGGTGGCCGTGATCGAGGGGGCGGAAACGGGGAAGACGCTCTACCTCCAGGCGGCGAGCGACGGCGACGAGCTGAACGGGGTGGGCGTCCTCCGGCGGGTGATCCCGCAGCTCGATCCGGCCGACATTTCGGGAACGATCCTCGCCGTCGGGATCGTCAACTACCACGCCTTCCAGGTGGCCGAGCACCGGAACCCGATCGACGACCGGAAGATGAATCGCACCTACCCGGGCGACTCCGACGGGAGTTCGAGCGAGCGCATCGCCGCGGCGACGTTCGAGGCCGCGACGAACGCCGACCTGATCCTCGACCTTCACCAGGGCTCGACGAGCCGGATGATCGACGAGGTCAGGGTGCGCTGCGGGAAGCGCCATCGCCTCCACGACGCGTGCCTGGAACTCGCGCGGGTCTTCGGCGCGGGGTATATCCTCGACCAGAAGGGGCCGGAGGGTCAGCTCGCCCGCGCGGCGCCCGACGAGGGCGTGCCGACGGTCGACCCGGAACTCGGCGGCTGCGTCGGGTGGGACGAGACGAGCATCCAGGTCGGCGTCGAGGGCGTGTTCAACGTCCTCCGACACTACGGCTTCCTGGAGGGGTCGGCGATAGCAGCCGACCAGACCCGCGCGAGCGACTTCGAGCAGTACAAGAGCCCCGCCGGCGGGCTCGTCGACCTCGCCTGCGACCTCGGCGACGAGATCGAACCGGGCCAGGTCCTCTTCGAGGTGACGACGCCGTTCGGCGAGCCGAAGGCGACCGTGCGCGCCGAGACCGAGGGGATCCTCTGGCGAACTCGCCGGCTCCCGCAGGTCGCGAGCGGCGAGTACGTCTGCTCGGTCGGAACCGAGGTGGACGCGGTCTGA
- a CDS encoding pyridoxal-phosphate dependent enzyme: MATDLRCPDCGAVYRAGPAEPWRCGCGHALEYVDRPFPEGQPRSLTSLDTSPGLWTFFEFLPIEVGVTLGEGMTPVVEAPDWGVDFKLEYVFPTGSFKDRGATTTLSRALEVGVEKVIEDSSGNAGAAIASYAARADIPADIYVPANVKQSKLMAIQRVDARPVRVEGSREDVTAACVDAVEGRSEGNGTAAEPAETGAADETRPLDERDPDGHPDAPYQQGPGWYASHAWNPAFYAGTMTFALEVAAQRGWTAPDAVVAPIGHGTLFLGAYRGFELLTDAGIIDRIPRMIGVQTVGYDPIVHVVDGERIVEDDEDRADIADGIQIREPARGGQIVEAIEDSGGTAIGLGEGPIENALDRLHRDGFYVEPTSAVAPAALAHLRELSYLEDDDDVVVPLTGSGLKTL; encoded by the coding sequence ATGGCGACCGATCTCCGCTGTCCCGACTGCGGGGCCGTCTATCGGGCGGGGCCGGCCGAACCCTGGCGCTGCGGCTGCGGACACGCCCTCGAGTACGTCGACCGACCCTTCCCGGAGGGCCAGCCCCGGTCGCTCACCTCGCTCGATACCTCGCCGGGGCTCTGGACGTTCTTCGAGTTCCTGCCGATCGAGGTCGGCGTCACGCTCGGCGAGGGGATGACGCCCGTCGTGGAGGCGCCCGACTGGGGCGTCGACTTCAAGCTCGAGTACGTCTTTCCCACGGGCTCGTTCAAGGATCGCGGCGCGACGACGACGCTCTCGCGCGCGCTCGAAGTCGGCGTCGAGAAGGTGATCGAAGACTCGTCGGGCAACGCCGGCGCCGCGATCGCCAGCTACGCGGCCCGGGCGGACATCCCCGCGGACATCTACGTCCCGGCGAACGTCAAGCAGTCGAAGCTCATGGCCATCCAGCGCGTCGACGCCCGCCCGGTGCGCGTCGAAGGATCTCGGGAGGACGTCACCGCCGCCTGCGTCGACGCCGTGGAAGGCCGAAGCGAGGGGAACGGGACCGCCGCGGAACCCGCCGAGACGGGGGCCGCCGACGAGACTCGTCCACTCGACGAGCGAGATCCGGACGGCCACCCCGACGCGCCGTACCAGCAGGGCCCCGGCTGGTACGCCTCACACGCCTGGAACCCCGCGTTCTACGCCGGGACGATGACGTTCGCCCTCGAAGTCGCCGCCCAGCGCGGGTGGACGGCGCCCGACGCCGTCGTCGCCCCGATCGGCCACGGCACCTTGTTCCTCGGCGCCTACCGCGGCTTCGAACTGCTCACCGACGCGGGGATCATCGATCGCATCCCGCGGATGATCGGCGTCCAGACGGTCGGCTACGACCCGATCGTCCACGTCGTCGACGGCGAGCGGATCGTCGAGGACGACGAGGACCGCGCCGACATCGCCGACGGCATCCAGATCCGCGAACCCGCCAGAGGGGGCCAGATCGTCGAGGCGATCGAGGACAGCGGCGGGACGGCGATCGGCCTCGGCGAAGGGCCGATCGAGAACGCCCTCGACCGGCTCCACCGCGACGGCTTCTACGTCGAACCGACGAGCGCGGTCGCCCCCGCCGCCCTCGCGCACCTGCGCGAACTGAGCTACCTGGAGGATGACGACGACGTCGTCGTCCCGCTGACCGGCTCGGGGCTGAAGACGCTCTAG
- a CDS encoding DUF6653 family protein, translating to MPSLEEFEEAFWERHSNPKSGWSRVLVLPALLYALYHRNWKLAGITVVFTAINPLLFSSPKKNDAWMTRVVLAERWWTEEQEQRVIGVSYPNVLNLLNVPVTGYAAVSAYRKQPIRATLGGLASMMLKFWHVGSLVRRYDVEMAE from the coding sequence ATGCCCTCACTTGAGGAGTTTGAGGAAGCCTTCTGGGAGCGACACTCGAATCCGAAAAGCGGCTGGAGTCGTGTACTCGTGCTCCCCGCTCTTCTCTATGCACTCTATCATCGAAATTGGAAACTCGCAGGTATTACCGTAGTATTTACGGCGATCAATCCGCTGCTATTCTCGTCTCCGAAGAAGAACGATGCGTGGATGACCAGGGTTGTACTTGCCGAACGGTGGTGGACGGAAGAGCAAGAACAGCGGGTGATTGGGGTATCGTATCCGAACGTACTCAACCTGCTCAACGTTCCGGTGACGGGGTACGCAGCTGTCTCCGCGTATCGGAAACAGCCGATTCGAGCAACGCTTGGTGGATTGGCGTCTATGATGTTGAAATTCTGGCACGTTGGGAGTCTCGTCCGCCGGTACGACGTGGAGATGGCCGAGTGA
- the argS gene encoding arginine--tRNA ligase: MFPALRDEVASALEAALAARELPTDDLGIEEPPDDVESVLASSVAFRLAGVVGAAPPRVAAELADEIDPDELTLVDRVETQGPYLNFLPSAAYYAETLDAATESTYGRRPDRGESVVVEHTSANPTGPVHVGRARNPIIGDAVANALDYAGYDVDRHYYVNDAGRQIAVFTWAYETFDESDLGEPDREKADYDLVRYYREGNAFLEDAPEEEVEAAEAEIESIMQGLEAGEEATYERVSEVVDRVLEGMRETLSRLPVTFDEFVKETRFMRDGSTDDVVARLQDLDEAFYEDDAWQLDLSAFGMEKPFVFLRADGTSLYTTRDVAHHEWKFDQYDRAVTVIGEDHELTFDELRKTLELLGHDTDPLDQLFYSWVNLPGGEGMSTRAGTGIDLDDLLDEAVSRARGEVEDRLDDRIRDDDLTEADVERIARQVGIGAVRYDIVAKQPTKAITFEWDRALDFEAQSAPYVQYVHARCCGILEEADADPAADLSDLADDVDATTLETPEERDLLEVIARFPRVIETAADDLEPHRVATYTREFAETFNAFYRECPVLSNDVDEETRAARLALVAASKHTIANALDVLGVAAPRSM, from the coding sequence ATGTTCCCAGCGCTTCGCGACGAGGTCGCGTCGGCCCTCGAGGCGGCGCTCGCCGCCCGCGAGTTACCGACCGACGACCTCGGCATCGAGGAACCGCCGGACGACGTCGAGAGCGTGCTCGCCTCGAGCGTCGCCTTCCGGCTCGCCGGCGTGGTCGGGGCCGCGCCGCCCCGGGTCGCCGCCGAGCTGGCCGACGAGATCGACCCTGACGAGCTGACGCTCGTCGACCGCGTCGAAACCCAGGGGCCGTACCTCAACTTCCTGCCGAGTGCGGCCTACTACGCCGAGACGCTGGACGCGGCGACCGAGTCGACCTACGGGCGCCGTCCCGACCGCGGAGAGTCGGTCGTCGTCGAGCACACGAGCGCCAACCCGACGGGGCCGGTCCACGTCGGGCGCGCCCGCAATCCGATCATCGGCGACGCCGTGGCGAACGCGCTGGACTACGCCGGCTACGACGTCGACCGGCACTACTACGTCAACGACGCCGGCCGCCAGATCGCCGTCTTCACCTGGGCCTACGAGACGTTCGACGAGAGCGACCTCGGCGAGCCCGACCGCGAGAAGGCCGACTACGACCTCGTCCGCTACTACCGCGAGGGCAACGCGTTCCTCGAGGACGCCCCCGAAGAGGAAGTGGAAGCCGCCGAGGCCGAGATCGAATCGATCATGCAGGGGCTCGAAGCGGGCGAGGAGGCGACCTACGAGCGGGTGAGCGAGGTCGTCGACCGGGTGCTCGAGGGGATGCGCGAGACGCTGTCTCGCCTGCCCGTCACCTTCGACGAGTTCGTCAAGGAGACGCGATTCATGCGCGACGGCTCGACCGACGACGTTGTGGCCCGCCTGCAGGACCTCGACGAGGCGTTCTACGAGGACGACGCCTGGCAACTCGATCTCTCGGCGTTCGGGATGGAGAAGCCGTTCGTCTTCCTGCGGGCCGACGGCACGTCGCTGTACACGACCCGCGACGTCGCCCACCACGAGTGGAAGTTCGATCAGTACGACCGTGCGGTCACCGTCATCGGCGAGGATCACGAGCTCACGTTCGACGAGCTGCGAAAGACGCTCGAACTCCTCGGGCACGACACCGACCCGCTCGACCAGCTATTTTACTCCTGGGTGAACCTGCCCGGCGGCGAGGGGATGAGCACCCGGGCGGGAACCGGGATCGACCTCGACGACCTGCTCGACGAGGCGGTTTCCAGAGCCCGCGGGGAGGTCGAAGACCGCCTCGACGATCGCATTCGCGACGACGATCTCACGGAGGCCGACGTCGAGCGCATCGCCCGCCAGGTCGGGATCGGCGCCGTCAGATACGACATCGTCGCGAAACAGCCGACGAAGGCGATCACCTTCGAGTGGGATCGCGCGCTCGACTTCGAGGCCCAGTCCGCGCCGTACGTCCAGTACGTCCACGCCCGCTGCTGTGGTATCCTCGAGGAGGCGGACGCCGATCCGGCGGCCGATCTCTCGGACCTCGCCGACGACGTCGATGCCACCACTCTCGAGACGCCGGAGGAACGCGACCTGCTCGAAGTCATTGCGCGCTTCCCGCGGGTGATCGAGACGGCCGCCGACGACCTCGAACCCCACCGCGTCGCGACCTACACGCGGGAATTCGCGGAGACGTTCAACGCGTTCTACCGGGAGTGTCCGGTGCTTTCGAACGACGTGGACGAGGAGACGCGGGCCGCACGGCTCGCACTGGTCGCCGCGTCGAAACACACTATCGCGAACGCGCTCGACGTCCTCGGCGTCGCGGCCCCGCGCTCGATGTGA
- a CDS encoding DUF7344 domain-containing protein — protein sequence MDSPIDPTGAFGLLSDLDRRRVLSWFEIQPVWSIHGLATKLAIESVRSAQESTPPQTPSGERIRTKRLELVHNHLPRLADHDIVEWDRRSGDVVRSDRYEAVIRYLESLGEHERETERPRHSSDRSVSVGSSDRL from the coding sequence ATGGATTCCCCCATCGACCCGACCGGCGCGTTCGGACTCCTCTCGGACCTTGACCGTCGTCGGGTCCTCTCCTGGTTCGAGATCCAACCGGTCTGGTCGATCCACGGCCTCGCGACCAAACTCGCCATCGAATCGGTCCGCTCGGCGCAGGAATCGACGCCGCCGCAGACGCCCAGCGGTGAGCGGATTAGAACCAAACGGCTCGAACTGGTCCACAATCACCTCCCCCGACTGGCCGACCACGACATCGTCGAGTGGGATCGCCGCTCCGGCGACGTCGTCAGGAGCGACCGGTACGAGGCGGTGATCCGGTACCTCGAATCGCTCGGCGAGCACGAGCGAGAGACCGAACGTCCCCGCCACTCCTCGGATCGCTCCGTCTCCGTCGGCTCCTCGGACCGTCTCTGA
- a CDS encoding MinD/ParA family ATP-binding protein — protein sequence MGQETVYAIASGKGGVGKTTTTVNLGTALAGAGARVAIVDADLGMANLAGFVSLSPGSATLHDVLAGEATVEEATYRLAENIVGVPSGNDLSEYAATAPEGLGDVVDTLREDADYVLLDVGAGVSHETVLPLGLADAVVIVATPEPAAIQDAAKTIDLVDRVDGELAGLLVTRTHPSGDVPAEKIASRLDVDLLGAIPEDTAVRASLYAGTPLVVHDPESPAATAYRTLASTLAGDELETDGSGADAPNTSTDDSSTGGSPGTDSTDDDAPDGDTTDDETPEDGATTDAPTDDDASSDDVSAAITDAEADS from the coding sequence ATGGGCCAGGAGACGGTGTACGCGATCGCGAGCGGGAAAGGGGGCGTCGGCAAGACGACGACCACGGTCAACCTCGGGACCGCACTCGCGGGCGCCGGCGCGCGCGTCGCCATCGTCGACGCCGATCTCGGGATGGCCAACCTGGCCGGATTCGTCAGCCTCTCGCCCGGATCCGCGACGCTGCACGACGTGCTCGCCGGCGAGGCCACCGTCGAGGAGGCGACCTACCGCCTCGCGGAGAACATCGTCGGCGTGCCCAGCGGCAACGACCTCTCGGAGTACGCGGCGACCGCGCCTGAGGGACTCGGCGACGTCGTCGACACGCTGCGCGAGGACGCCGACTACGTCCTGCTCGACGTCGGCGCCGGCGTGAGCCACGAGACCGTCCTCCCGCTGGGCCTGGCCGACGCCGTCGTCATCGTCGCGACGCCTGAACCCGCGGCGATCCAGGACGCCGCGAAGACGATCGACCTCGTCGACCGCGTCGACGGCGAGCTCGCCGGTCTCCTGGTGACCAGGACGCACCCCTCCGGGGACGTCCCGGCCGAAAAGATCGCCTCCCGGCTCGACGTTGACTTGCTCGGTGCGATTCCGGAAGACACCGCTGTCCGGGCCAGCCTCTACGCCGGCACGCCACTGGTCGTCCACGACCCCGAGAGCCCGGCCGCGACCGCCTACCGAACCCTCGCGTCGACGCTGGCCGGCGACGAACTCGAAACCGACGGCTCGGGCGCCGACGCACCGAACACTTCGACGGACGACTCGTCGACCGGCGGGTCGCCGGGAACGGATTCGACGGACGACGACGCACCGGATGGTGACACGACGGACGATGAGACACCAGAGGATGGCGCGACGACCGATGCCCCAACGGACGATGATGCTTCGAGCGACGACGTCTCGGCCGCGATCACCGACGCCGAAGCCGATTCGTGA
- the prf1 gene encoding peptide chain release factor aRF-1, whose amino-acid sequence MSREAQEDQSDRKKYEFRKVIEDLKNYEGSGTQLVTIYVPDDRQISDVVAHVTQEHSEAANIKSKQTRTAVQDALTSIKDRLKYYSTYPPDNGIVLFSGAVDSGGGQTEMVTRVLESPPQPVESFRYHCDSNFLTEPLEEMLADQGLYGLIVLDRREANVGWLKGKRIEPVKSASSLVPGKQRKGGQSAQRFARLRLEAIDNFYQEVAGMANDLFVPKRHDIEGILVGGPSPTKEEFLDGDYLHHELQDTVIGKFDVSYTDESGLRELVDNAEEALADAEVMKDKRQMETFFEELNAGELATYGFEQTRRNLVMGSVETLLISEDLRKDVVSYECPECGTTDREVLDRRKATTAHTCSDCGTELDADDADREDAIEHLIEIAEQRGTETKFISTDFEKGEQLYDAFGGFAGILRYSTGV is encoded by the coding sequence ATGAGCAGGGAGGCCCAGGAGGACCAATCCGACCGGAAGAAGTACGAATTCCGGAAGGTGATCGAGGACCTCAAAAACTACGAGGGCTCCGGGACACAGCTGGTGACGATCTACGTCCCCGACGATCGGCAGATCTCGGACGTCGTCGCGCACGTCACGCAGGAACACTCCGAGGCGGCGAACATCAAGTCGAAACAGACGCGGACGGCCGTCCAGGACGCCCTGACCAGCATCAAGGATCGGCTCAAATACTACAGCACCTACCCGCCGGATAACGGGATCGTGCTCTTCTCCGGCGCCGTCGATTCGGGCGGCGGACAGACGGAGATGGTCACCCGCGTCCTCGAGAGTCCGCCCCAGCCCGTCGAGTCGTTCCGCTATCACTGCGACTCGAACTTCCTCACCGAGCCGCTCGAGGAGATGCTGGCCGACCAGGGCCTCTACGGCCTCATCGTCCTCGACCGGCGGGAGGCGAACGTCGGCTGGCTGAAGGGCAAGCGCATCGAACCGGTCAAATCCGCCTCCTCGCTCGTCCCGGGCAAGCAGCGCAAAGGGGGCCAGTCAGCCCAGCGATTCGCCCGGCTGCGACTCGAGGCGATCGACAACTTCTACCAGGAGGTCGCCGGCATGGCGAACGACCTCTTCGTCCCCAAACGCCACGACATCGAGGGCATCCTCGTCGGCGGCCCCTCCCCGACCAAGGAGGAGTTCCTCGACGGCGACTACCTCCACCACGAACTGCAGGATACGGTCATCGGCAAGTTCGACGTCTCCTACACCGACGAGTCGGGACTCCGGGAACTGGTCGACAACGCCGAGGAGGCGCTTGCCGACGCGGAGGTGATGAAGGACAAGCGCCAGATGGAGACCTTCTTCGAGGAGCTCAACGCCGGCGAGCTGGCGACCTACGGCTTCGAGCAGACCCGACGGAACCTCGTGATGGGATCGGTCGAGACGCTCCTGATCAGCGAGGACCTCCGCAAGGACGTCGTGAGTTACGAGTGTCCGGAGTGTGGGACGACGGATCGCGAGGTGCTCGACCGGCGCAAAGCGACGACCGCCCACACCTGCAGCGACTGCGGAACGGAGCTCGACGCCGACGACGCCGATCGCGAGGACGCCATCGAACACCTCATCGAGATCGCCGAACAGCGCGGCACCGAGACGAAGTTCATCTCGACGGACTTCGAGAAGGGCGAGCAGCTCTACGACGCGTTCGGCGGGTTCGCCGGGATTCTCCGGTACTCGACCGGCGTCTGA
- a CDS encoding bacterio-opsin activator domain-containing protein, with protein sequence MASPTVEDGIYAETLAVFESAGGDGEPLTTPEVADALGVDRRTVYARLERLADAGELNTKKVGAGGRVWWRPPDSDGAGRPDPFDPDPASAVLEAICHPALATDASGVVTCANEAFCERFDFERDALVGTDFERLADTEAADEGPAIGRSDGVDAETASRRVDLVGGDGTAVPVDVSTFPASTDDGTGTAAIHRLREATDRTDDRSEFAIRTDVQAAVIDIVDSILSCTTRAGIEEAVCTGLAEADAYAAAWIAEVDPDDQTLNPRVEAGSSGYADAVEISIDPSTEIGQGPAGRAVRTRETCVCRDIVADPTFEPWRALARDRGFRSGAAVPIVHDPTLYGTIMLYATREGAFDVAERRLVTQLGEIVGYAIATTERKRAMLSDELVEIGYRSRRFLERVTDGDPVDGVAELERIVPVGDGTYLVYGRARSGGIEAIDRLVEAESAPQFDDYAVLSVDETESHFELRLADPPMACVVSEAGGSFEAARIVDGDLSVTVHLPPGSDIQRVTSAMQAAYPHLEPITRKQRTRRAPETAFDASLLETALTDRQRAALEAGYAAGFFEWPRDSSGKEVAASLDISPATFHQHVRTAERKLLDELFDDRAG encoded by the coding sequence ATGGCATCGCCGACGGTCGAGGACGGCATCTACGCGGAGACGCTCGCGGTGTTCGAATCGGCCGGCGGCGACGGCGAACCGCTCACGACCCCGGAGGTCGCGGACGCGCTCGGAGTCGACCGACGCACGGTCTACGCGCGCCTGGAACGACTGGCCGACGCGGGCGAGCTGAACACGAAAAAGGTCGGCGCCGGCGGACGCGTCTGGTGGCGGCCACCCGACTCGGACGGGGCCGGCCGACCGGACCCGTTCGATCCGGATCCCGCGTCCGCGGTACTCGAGGCGATCTGTCACCCTGCGCTGGCAACGGACGCGTCGGGCGTGGTGACCTGTGCCAACGAGGCGTTCTGCGAGCGGTTCGACTTCGAACGCGATGCGCTCGTCGGAACGGACTTCGAGCGGCTCGCGGACACGGAAGCGGCCGACGAAGGGCCGGCGATCGGGCGATCGGACGGCGTGGACGCCGAAACCGCATCACGGCGGGTCGACCTCGTCGGAGGTGACGGGACCGCAGTGCCCGTCGACGTGTCGACGTTCCCCGCGTCGACCGACGACGGAACCGGGACGGCGGCGATCCACAGACTGCGCGAGGCGACGGATCGAACCGACGACCGGTCCGAATTCGCGATACGAACCGACGTGCAGGCGGCCGTGATCGACATCGTCGATTCGATACTGTCGTGTACGACGCGGGCCGGGATCGAGGAGGCGGTCTGTACGGGGCTGGCCGAGGCGGACGCCTACGCGGCCGCGTGGATCGCCGAAGTCGACCCCGACGACCAGACGCTCAATCCCCGCGTCGAAGCCGGGTCGTCGGGGTACGCCGACGCCGTCGAGATCTCGATCGATCCTTCGACCGAGATCGGCCAGGGCCCCGCCGGGCGGGCCGTCAGGACCAGAGAGACCTGCGTCTGTCGCGACATCGTCGCCGATCCGACGTTCGAACCCTGGCGAGCGCTCGCCCGGGACCGCGGCTTTCGGTCGGGGGCCGCCGTCCCGATCGTCCACGACCCGACGCTGTACGGGACGATCATGCTCTACGCCACGCGCGAGGGAGCCTTCGACGTCGCGGAACGGCGGCTCGTCACGCAACTCGGCGAGATCGTCGGCTACGCCATCGCGACCACCGAGCGCAAACGCGCGATGCTGAGCGACGAACTCGTCGAGATCGGCTACCGGAGTCGACGATTCCTCGAACGCGTCACAGACGGGGATCCGGTCGACGGTGTCGCCGAGCTCGAACGAATCGTCCCCGTCGGCGACGGCACGTACCTCGTCTACGGCCGCGCGCGGAGCGGCGGGATCGAGGCTATCGACCGACTCGTCGAGGCGGAGTCGGCCCCCCAGTTCGACGACTACGCCGTCCTGTCGGTCGACGAGACCGAGTCGCACTTCGAGTTGCGGCTCGCGGACCCGCCGATGGCCTGCGTCGTCTCCGAGGCCGGCGGCTCCTTCGAAGCCGCGCGCATCGTCGACGGCGACCTCTCCGTTACGGTCCACTTACCGCCCGGAAGCGACATCCAGCGGGTTACGAGCGCGATGCAGGCGGCGTATCCGCACCTGGAACCGATCACTCGAAAGCAGCGAACGAGACGCGCGCCGGAGACGGCATTCGACGCGTCGCTCCTCGAAACGGCGCTGACCGACCGGCAACGGGCCGCGCTCGAAGCCGGCTACGCCGCCGGCTTCTTCGAGTGGCCGCGCGATTCGTCGGGCAAGGAGGTCGCCGCCTCGCTCGACATCAGCCCCGCGACCTTCCACCAGCACGTCAGGACGGCCGAACGCAAGCTCCTCGACGAACTGTTCGACGATCGGGCGGGCTGA
- a CDS encoding DUF6276 family protein — MSCSCDADPVIFTVRESRRSLAPESAGAAAICPTCLTVEPVASPPPKVPDFSRVSDSFPPGEGGVAMALVLSLVDSLAHNRRELESALEAAERAGVDPLLVIDRLVADPGVEPAVDLERRRDKLESLLY; from the coding sequence ATGTCCTGTTCCTGTGACGCCGATCCCGTCATCTTTACCGTCCGAGAGTCGCGTCGCTCGCTGGCGCCGGAGTCGGCAGGAGCCGCCGCGATCTGTCCGACCTGCCTGACCGTCGAGCCGGTCGCGTCGCCGCCGCCCAAGGTACCGGACTTCTCCCGCGTCAGCGACTCGTTTCCCCCCGGCGAGGGCGGTGTCGCCATGGCGCTCGTCCTCTCGCTCGTCGACTCGCTCGCGCACAACCGCCGCGAACTCGAATCGGCGCTCGAGGCGGCCGAACGCGCGGGCGTGGATCCGCTGCTCGTAATCGATCGCCTCGTCGCGGATCCGGGTGTCGAGCCAGCTGTCGACCTCGAACGCCGTCGCGACAAACTGGAGAGCCTGCTGTACTAG